TGGTAGAAGCCAGCAGCGTGAATTGACTGACAACCATAACATCACCTCCAGCCTGAGTTACATCTATATTCATCACGCCGTTTTCATCATCGAAAATGCGAAGTCCCGCGATTTTTTTCACCATCCATTCCATATCATCTTCGTTGTCTTCCTGATGAATGCCGAGCAACACAAGAAGGCCCTGTCCGATGGCAGAAACAATCTCTCCTTCAACAGTAACGCAGGCACCTGTGACACGCTGAATAACAGATTTCATGTCTTTTAGATTATTGTTTTTTTCTCTTCTTATTCTTTTTCTCCAGAGCAATTCTTTCTTTCATTGTTTCATACACCATCATGGAATCGCAACAGGCACTGTCGGGAATGAGCGCAAAATTGAGATAAACCGGATTGTGGTCGGAATGCGTAAATCCCATATCGATGGTTTTAACTTCGTTTACGTCAATATTGGGAGAGCACAGAAAATAATCGATGATGGTGGTGGTCGTAGTGCTTTTCTGATACGAAATATTCACATCGCGGTTGGTTGGAGTGCTGTGATCGTAAACCCATTTCCATTCTTCAGGCAAAAAATCATTGTTTACAGAAGTCCCCACCAGCCGGACTTTATCGCCTGTTTTGATTTCAGCCGGATTGAATCCCGGCGGATTCTGATTCCAGTCGCCGCCTGCAATCACATAGTGTCCGCGGCTGTAAAGATCGAGCACAAAGCTTCGAAGAAAGAGGAGTTCCGCAATACGGATGTCGCCCGCATCGCTGAAGGCGGAATTGTGCGTGTTTATCACATACAGATCTTTTTTGCTGTCAAGCTCGTAACGCATGATAGTGAAGCAGCGATCCAGAAAAAACACACTCATTGGCCACGAGTAACTTCCGGGATATGAGATTCGTTGCGCCCATTCAGGGATATAGCGCGAAAAGGTCATCATGCCGGAATATACTTTTGCCATAGGGTTGAAAAGCGGAAATGGCACATACGGCACATCGTAATTTACGGCACTCGACGAGCTGAAGTCAGGAAGGGCCTGCATCAGCGAACTATCCTGATGTGAATAAAAAGACCTTCGCGCATCGAAATCGACTTCCTGAAGCAATAAAAAATCAACACTGTCCATGGCCGATACAATGTTGAAAACCGCATTCAGATACGACTTATACAACTCTTTGTCAGGGCGCATATTTTTACCGCCTTCGTAAAAAAAGTCCATTTCCTTGCCCAGTCCGCAATAGCCGATGTTCCAGGAGATCATCGAAATGTTCTCGTCGGGAAACAGCCACGCATTGCGGCCTTCAGTGATTTTAAGGGTGTCGGTAACCGGAGGCGTAAAATTGCGGTTGGAGTTAATGGCAATCACCGTTGCAAAATAGCCAATGATCAGCCCTGCAACAACCAGGACAACAATCAGGATAATTTTCAGAACACGACGGATTTTTTTCCACATAATTCAGGAATAATTTTTGTAAAAATACATTTTTTAAATTTTCCCGATATTTGTAAAAATTTCCAATGAAACCAGCTTTGATTTTATTGTTTTCGCTCATACTGTTTTCGTCTGCTAATAAAGTGGATGCCCAGGATCATTGGAAAAGCTTAATGCTGTCTGCAAAATTTACCACCAATCAAGGCGTGTTGCCTTACCGGATGTATGTGCCGGACTCAATTGGCCCGGACGAGAAACTACCTTTTGTGCTTTTTCTGCATGGAGCGGGGGAGCGCGGTGATGATAATGAAAGTCAATTATTCAATGGCGTCCGTCATTTTATGAATGACAGCATCCGGCAGCAGTTCCGTTGCATCATTCTTGCGCCGCAATGTCCGCTGAGTGCCCGTTGGGTCGAAGTTGACTGGTCAAAGCCATCGCACCGGATGCCGCCACGTATTTCTGTTCCGCTAGGGCAGACATTTTCGCTGATAGACTCATTAATTGAAATTTTGCCGGTTGACACCAGTCGAATTTACGTAACAGGCCTTTCTATGGGCGGTTTCGGCACCTGGGATGCACTTGCCCGCAGGCCTGATTTTTTTGCGGCAGGTATGCCTGTTTGCGGCGGCGGTGATGAAACTTCTGCCTGTCTGATGGAAAATATTCCTGTAAAAGCATTTCATGGAAAGCTCGATCATCTGGTGATTCCATCGCGCACAGCAAACATGGTGAATGCTGTGAATCAGTGTGGTGGCTTGGCAGAGTTTGTTTTATTTCCCAATCTGGGACATCTTTGCTGGGAACAGGTTTACTCCAATGTTGAAAACATCCGCTGGTTGTTTCTTCAGAAACGGGATAAATAATTATTTTTGCCGCAAAAAGTTTTGAGACTTTTCAAATCAGAAAAACCGCCGCGCGATTATTTTCAGTATGTCTGGTTATTACTGGGCACACTTGTGTTATTCACCGTTTTATCGTTTTCAAATGCGAAAATCAGCATCGGGTCTTATGAATTAAAAGATTCGGGCATCCGGAAATTCTTTTACCCCGAAGTGCTGCCGCTGGCTCAGGCCGCCGATTCCATTGTACAGGATGGTTCAGGAGAAAAAGTAGATTCTTCGGCGCAGAAATTTCTGCTGATAGGTGACTCCATGCTTGAGTTCCTACGAATCCGGCTTGGCGATTACGCCCGCAAAAACGGACATTCAGTCAATACTGTAATTTGGTATAGCTCTTCATCGCTTTGGTACGGCCAATGCGATACATTGAAGCATTTCATCAACAAGCATAAACCGACCTATGTCCTTCTTGTGCTGGGCGCCAATGAATTGTTTATTAAAGATATTACAACAGAACGTGCGGAATATGTTAGAAATATCATTGCACAGATGGATACGCTGCCGTTTGTCTGGATCGGGCCTCCCAACTGGAAAGACGACACAGGTATCAATGATTTGATTTTGCGCTATGCCGGAAAGGACCGATACTTCCCGTCAAAGAATCTCTCGTACGAACGTACAAAAGACGGGGCGCATCCAAAGCGTGAATCTGCCTACAAATGGATGGATTCGGTTGCGGTGTATCTGCAGACCGAAGCACGCTACAAAATTCTGATGACACCTCCTGACACTTTTCTGAATAAAGTGCCACCTACTGAAATTCTTCAACCCAACGCACCTTTCTGATGAATTGGAGTAACATAATTCACGACATACTTTTTTATAAACCCGCTGCGCCCATTTTGTTCAACAGCGGGACTTTCTGGTTGCTGTTCATTCTGGTTTTGTCGGTCTATGCTGCTATTTATCGCAACAACACTGCCCGTACACTGTTTCTGCTGGGTTTCAGTGTTTTCTTTTATTATAAATCAAGCGGTATTTATGTTCTGTTGCTGATCGGAACCCTTGTGTTTGTATATCTTCTCACACAATTTATGTTCCGTCAGAAAAATCCAAAGATTAAAAAATGGCTGTTGGTTCTTAATGTCATCGTTGCACTGGGATTTCTGGTCTATTACAAGTACACAAATTTTCTGCTCGACAATTTTGCCATGATCTCCGGCGGGGAGTTCGAGGCAGCTGATATTTTTCTGCCGGTGGGTATTTCGTTTTACACTTTCCAGATTCTCAGTTATGTTATTGATGTTTACAGAGGTGATCTGGAGCCGGAAAAGGATTTTTTCAACTATGCGTTTTACATCACCTTTTTCCCACAACTTGTTGCCGGTCCTATAGTCAGGGCGAGTCAGTTTCTGCCTCAGCTCAAAGGGCATGTTACCATTCATCCCGATGAAGTGCAGAAAGGTTTTTTTCTGATCATGCAGGGTTTGTTCAAAAAAGCTGTACTGGCTGATTATGTATCGCAATACAATGATCTGATTTTCTCAGCTCCGGCAACCTACAGTGGTTTTGAAAACCTGATGGCGGTGTATGGCTACACCCTGCAGATTTACTGCGATTTCAGTGGTTATAGCGACATGGCCATCGGTATTGGGAAAATGATGGGTTTCGATCTGGGAATTAACTTCAATAAGCCTTATCAGTCGCTGAATATTACCGAATTTTGGCGGCGTTGGCACATTAGTCTTTCAACATGGTTGCGCGATTATCTCTATATTCCGCTGGGCGGAAACAGAAAAGGAAAGTTAAGAACCTATATCAATCTTTTTATCACAATGTTGCTTGGCGGGCTCTGGCACGGACCTTCGTGGCAGTTTGTTTTTTGGGGCGGCATGCATGGCATTGGTTTGTCCATTCATAAGCTGTGGAAAACCTATGTAATGCCAGGCGAAATAGATTCAAAATGGGGTTCAAGGATTTATAAATTCTTTGCCTGGTTTATTACTTTTCATTTTGTTGTATTTCTCTGGATTTTCTTTAGAGCGCAAAGTTTTCAGCTTGCCTGGGAAATGATTGGGCAGATTTTCGGAGCGATGGATTGGGCTTATTTGCAGCCATTCTGGAGTGTCCGATATGTTTTTGTAATAATGATGCTGATTGGTATTGCCATTCACGCTGTGCCGTCACGAATGTTCCCGAAAATGGAAAACACGTATGTACGTTTGCCTTTTATAGTAAAGGCCATTGCCTTTGTAGTGCTTATTCAGCTGGTTATTCAGTTCAAAAGCGAATCGGTGCAGCCGTTCATTTATTTCCAGTTTTAATTACAACCTTTACCCAAACTTCGTCGAACCTTTAAACTTCGTCGAAGTTTAAAGGTTGTAATTAAAACGTAAACCACTTGTAGTTATACAAGCCATCGAGCAGTCGCTTTTCTTTTTCTTCTTTGCTGAGGGCTTTGTATGCGGCTTTTTCGGCTTCAAAAGCGGCGCGTTCTTCTTCGCGCTTGCGTTCTTCTTCGGCGCGGATGGCATCCTGTTCGGCTTTGATGACGGCCTGGTCTGCTTCCCATTCCGCTTTGGCGCGATCGGTCAAAAATGGCTCTGCAACAGCCGGGAACAGTTCGAGAAGCAAGTGATCTTTTTCTGAATTAACCAGATTGCGATCGCCGTATTGTGTCAAAACCTTGTTGGGCTGCGGCTTGTAGTTGGCCGTGTTGTAAGGAACTTCTTCGCGCGAGCCGGTAATCTTTTCGCGGAAATCAGGATCAACAGGAACCGGAGTCTGGCCGTATGAGCCCTTTACAAGATTTACGTATTGTGTGTTTACATTGGTGTACCAGGGCAATCCTTTGTTTTCGTCAAGAATGCAATTTACCGCCTGAACGCCAACAATCTGACTGGTAGGTGTAACCAGAGGCACAGATCCGGCTGCAGTTCGTACTGCAGGAACAGCCAGGAGAACGCGCGGGAGCAATTCATCCATTTTGACTGCTTTGAGCTGCGCCAGCATATTGGTGTACATGCCTCCCGGAATCTGCGCGTTCTTCACCATTTCGTTCGGAGCAGGGAAATTGAAATAGGCTTCAATTTCGTTACAGGCCTGCAGTACATCTTCGTAATTTTCTTTTTCAACGGAACTGATAGCCCGGTCGAATACTTTTTCCATCTCTGTTGGCAGCTTGTCTTTTACGAGATCGAAGCTTTTCGGGAACATTTTGTAGCTGTCGTATTCGTCCATCTGGTGCCTGATTTCCTCAAGTTTGTCACTGAGTTTTTTCAGTACTTCGATGTTGACATTGGTTTCGTATCCAAGTTTCTTACAGAACAGATGAATAATTTCGTAAGCAGGTGCAGCACTACCTCCGGCAAAAGGCATCATGTTCGTATCGATGATGTCGGCACCGTTCATCATGGCGGTAAGCACCGAAGCCAGCCCGTAGCCAGGGGTTGAGTGAGTATGAAAATCAACAGGAATTTTTACGTTGTTTTTGAGCGCGCGGATAATTTTGGCAGCACTCACGTGATCAACCAGTCCGGCCATGTCTTTCAGTGTGATCATGTCGGCGCCCATGGCTTCAATTTCTTTTGCTTTGCCAACAAAGTAGTCAACCGTAAATACCGGGGGTTTCGGTTTTTCTTTAATCAGTCCGAAGAATTTTTTCTTAAGTTCGAGCTTGGGATCAACAGTATAGCTGATAGTTCCGTCGGCGATGCCGCCATATTTTTTTACATATTCAACAGAGCTTTTAATATTGTTCATGTCGTTCAATGCATCGAAAATGCGGAGAATGTCAATACCAGTCGACATGGCGTTTTTGATGAACCCTTCAATAACGCTTTCAGGATATGGATTGTAGCCAAACAAATTGCGTCCGCGCGACAAAGCGGTAAGTTTTGAAGAATCTCCAATGCCTTCTTTTATTTTGGCAAGTCTTTCCCATGGATCTTCATTCAGGTATCTCATAATGCTGTCGGGAACAGCGCCACCCCACACTTCCAATGCATAAAAACGGGCTTCTTTGAACAACGGCAAAACATGATCAACCTGTGCCTGGTTCATGCGGGTTGCAAACAATGATTGCTGGCCGTCGCGCAGTGTGAGATCTCTTATTTTCAATTCTTTCATATTCTCAGCTATTAATTGCACGAATTTACAACTATTTTGAGAGACTACAGGGTTTTTTAACCCGTGATAAGTATCAGTATTATGTGGAAAATGGATTTTGCTTTCGTATTTTTGCATAAATTCTATAAAATATGAAATCAGACATTCAGATTGCCCGTGAAACACCAATCAAGCTTATTGTTGAAATAGCAAAGCAATTGGGAATAAATCCCGATGACTTGGATCTGTATGGGAAGCATAAAGCAAAAATTCCGCTTAGTTATATTGATGAAGAGAAAATTAAAAAATCGAAGCTGATTCTTGTGACTGCCATTACTCCAACGCCGGCTGGTGAAGGGAAAACCACAACTTCTATTGGATTGGCAATGGGTTTGAACCGCATTGGGAAAAAAGCAACTGTTGTACTTCGCGAACCTTCACTGGGACCTGTTTTTGGTGTGAAAGGCGGCGCTGCAGGCGGTGGTTATGCACAGGTGATTCCGATGGAAGACATCAATCTGCATTTCACGGG
The window above is part of the Bacteroidetes bacterium GWF2_43_63 genome. Proteins encoded here:
- a CDS encoding D-tyrosyl-tRNA(Tyr) deacylase → MKSVIQRVTGACVTVEGEIVSAIGQGLLVLLGIHQEDNEDDMEWMVKKIAGLRIFDDENGVMNIDVTQAGGDVMVVSQFTLLASTSKGNRPSYIAAMEPLRAEITIEKFIQKLEKTIQKPVSTGSFGTHMKISLVNDGPVTIIMDSKNKEV
- a CDS encoding alginate O-acetyltransferase encodes the protein MNWSNIIHDILFYKPAAPILFNSGTFWLLFILVLSVYAAIYRNNTARTLFLLGFSVFFYYKSSGIYVLLLIGTLVFVYLLTQFMFRQKNPKIKKWLLVLNVIVALGFLVYYKYTNFLLDNFAMISGGEFEAADIFLPVGISFYTFQILSYVIDVYRGDLEPEKDFFNYAFYITFFPQLVAGPIVRASQFLPQLKGHVTIHPDEVQKGFFLIMQGLFKKAVLADYVSQYNDLIFSAPATYSGFENLMAVYGYTLQIYCDFSGYSDMAIGIGKMMGFDLGINFNKPYQSLNITEFWRRWHISLSTWLRDYLYIPLGGNRKGKLRTYINLFITMLLGGLWHGPSWQFVFWGGMHGIGLSIHKLWKTYVMPGEIDSKWGSRIYKFFAWFITFHFVVFLWIFFRAQSFQLAWEMIGQIFGAMDWAYLQPFWSVRYVFVIMMLIGIAIHAVPSRMFPKMENTYVRLPFIVKAIAFVVLIQLVIQFKSESVQPFIYFQF
- a CDS encoding carboxylase, coding for MKELKIRDLTLRDGQQSLFATRMNQAQVDHVLPLFKEARFYALEVWGGAVPDSIMRYLNEDPWERLAKIKEGIGDSSKLTALSRGRNLFGYNPYPESVIEGFIKNAMSTGIDILRIFDALNDMNNIKSSVEYVKKYGGIADGTISYTVDPKLELKKKFFGLIKEKPKPPVFTVDYFVGKAKEIEAMGADMITLKDMAGLVDHVSAAKIIRALKNNVKIPVDFHTHSTPGYGLASVLTAMMNGADIIDTNMMPFAGGSAAPAYEIIHLFCKKLGYETNVNIEVLKKLSDKLEEIRHQMDEYDSYKMFPKSFDLVKDKLPTEMEKVFDRAISSVEKENYEDVLQACNEIEAYFNFPAPNEMVKNAQIPGGMYTNMLAQLKAVKMDELLPRVLLAVPAVRTAAGSVPLVTPTSQIVGVQAVNCILDENKGLPWYTNVNTQYVNLVKGSYGQTPVPVDPDFREKITGSREEVPYNTANYKPQPNKVLTQYGDRNLVNSEKDHLLLELFPAVAEPFLTDRAKAEWEADQAVIKAEQDAIRAEEERKREEERAAFEAEKAAYKALSKEEKEKRLLDGLYNYKWFTF